ATATGTGTATAATAGACAGATATTTATTTATATTATTTGTATATTCTTACTATTAAAGTAACCTTTGGTTTTTAAAATATTTACTTATATCATGAAATAAATAAAACCAACATCACAAACAATTTTCATGAATAAATACACAATAAAAATAAAACATCAAAACAACTAATATATACAATAATCACATTTTAAAAACAATAAAAGGAAGGTAAAAAACATATGAAATACATAATGTTTCAAGGAACATCATCAAATGCTGGAAAAACACTCACAGTAGCTGCACTATGTAACATACTAGCACGGGCAGGATACAGAGTAGCACCATTTAAATCACAAAACATGTCCCTAAATTCATATACAACAATAGATAATGAAGAAATGTCAATAGCACAAGTAATGCAAGCTGAAGCAGCAGATATAGAACCAAATTCTAACATGAATCCAATACTGCTAAAACCAAAAGGAGAATTCACATCTCAGGTAATAGTACAAGGAAAACCAGCAGGAGATATGCGATTTGATGACTACCAAGACAACTTCAGAGAACAAGCAATAGAAGCCATAGAAGATTCACTAGAAAAATTAGATGAGGACTATGACATAACAGTAATAGAAGGAGCAGGATCACCAGCAGAAATTAACATGTATGATAAAGACCTTGCAAACATGCTAATAGCAAGAATGACAGATGCTGATGTAATACTAGTAGCAGATATTGACCAAGGGGGAGTATTTGCATCAATAGTAGGAACATACTACCTGCTTCCAGAAGAAGATCGAAACAGAATCAAAGCAATAATCATAAATAAATTCCGTGGAAATGCAGATGTACTAAAATCAGGAATAGAAAAAGTTGAACAACTAACAGGAATACCAATCATTGGAATAATGCCATTTGATGAAACACTAAACTTACCTGAAGAAGATTCAGCATCACTTTCCACACATCATTTTTCAGAAAATGAAAAAATAACAATAGGAACACTAAGACTTCCTAAAATATCAAACTTCACAGATATTGACCCACTAGATTATGAACCAGATGTAGGAATAAAACTTGTAAGTATCTATGAAAATCTAGATGATATAGATGCACTAATAATTCCTGGTACAAGAAACACAGTACATGATATAGAAGAGCTTAAAAAGACTGGAATGTATGATCGAATAATACAAAAAGCAGGTGAAATTCCAATTATTGGAATATGTGGTGGATATCAAATGTTATCAAAACAAATACTTGATCCTGAATATCATGAATCAGACATAGGATCAGTTGAAGGACTCGGACTTCTTGATATGATAACAGAATTTGGAAAAATCGATGAAAAAGTAGTACAACAATCCAGTGGAACAATAATAAATGATAGTGAACTTGGCTTTAAAGCAGAAACACCTGTCACAGGATATGAATTACATGAAGCTATAACAACACTAGGTGATGTAGAACCACTAATAAAACTAGATAAAGGATTTGGAAATAATCCAGATTCAAATTGTGATGGAGCAATAAAAGGTAATATTTGTGGAACATATCTACATGGAATCTTCCATAACTTTGAATTTAGACGAAGCTTTACAGATATGCTAAGAATCAACAAAGGATTAGAACCACTAGGTATGACAAAAGATGATTTTAGTGAAGCAAAACGTGTAAATTATAATCAGTTAGGTGATCTATTTATGGATAATGTAGATGTAGACTACATCTATGAATTACTAGAAAAACAAGAAGATTGATAAAACTATTAATAAGTAATATTTCTTTAATAATTAAGTTTAATTTAACTTCCCAAAAAAATTAATTTGGATTTTCATTGATTTAAATTATTAGAAAAAAAAGAAAATTTAACTAAAAGTTTTTTCATGTTTTTTTCTTGATTTTCATAATTTATAAAAAAAAGTAAAAAAAATTGGGTTTGAAAGAATTTTTATAAATTATTAAATTCTTCTTCCAATATTTTTTTTAGTATACTTTCATCGTCTGATTATCATCATTGTTATATTCTAATAATAGTTGTGTTTGTGTTTTTACTGTTTTTTCTGTGTTTTTTGTTAGATTCATTGTGTATATTGCCTGTTTATATTGTGATGTTTGTCCTATTATTATTGTTATATTGTATGTTGGATTTTTAAATGTGTCTGTTTTTAGAACAATATTAATTTCTCCATTTGTTATTGTTGTTTTGTTAAATGTTTTTCCATTGATTTTTACTGCTATTTTTGTTTTTCCTGTTATTTGTTTTCCATTTATATCAATTTTCTATATTGTTTTTTTTATAAGATGTTTTACACTTTTTGATAATTTTTTTTTATACAATCTTATATTGGTAAAAAAATATTTTTTTACATAGATTTCAAATAATCTTCAATTCTATTAATATTAATAAGATACAATATAGTAGTATAATATATAATAAAAAATAAGGGAATGTTAGAACAATGAATGGTATAATTGTCGGAGCAGGACGTATAGGATATAACTTAGCAACCAAACTACAAACTGATCATGATATAACAATTATAGATAAAGATATAGATGCATATGATAGAGCATCAGAACAACTAAACTGTTATGTAATACATGGAAATGGAACAAATACAAGTATTCTTGAAAAAGAAGATATAGATAAAATAGACTTCTTTGTAGCAGCAACAGGAAATGATGAAGTAAACCTATTATGTTCAGTATTTGCAAAAGAACATGAAGTTACAACAATAGTATCAAAACTAAATAATCCAGATCATGCATCAATATTTAAAAAACTAGGAATTAGTGTAATAAATCCTGAAAGAAGTATAGTACGATATATTGCAAGAATGATTGTAAGACCAACAGCACAATCACTTGTAACAATAGGAAAAGGAGATGGAGAAATCCTAGAAGTTAAAGTTAAAAATCGTAGTATAGCAGGAAAAACAGTAAAACAAATAGAAAATAATACAGATAAATTCATAATTATATCAAAATACATAGGGGATGATATTATAATACCAAATAATGGAACAATTCTAAATTATGATGATAGTGTAGCTGTATTAATAAAAAGAGGACATCTTCTAGAAATACGAGATTACTTCACAGAAGATGGATTTGAACTATAAAAAAGGATATAATTTACATTCAAAAACTTTTTTTTTAACTTAAAAAAAAGAGATTCTAACATAATATATTTAACCTAAAAAAATAACTTACACACATGATATAATTTTTCAATTTTACATACAAAAACTAGTTAAGATGATTAAAATGAGAGCTGAAAAAATAATTACATTATCCAACTTTCTAAGAAATGATGGAATGAATGTAAGTATAAGAAGTACAATAACAGCTTCAGGGTTTTATGAACAATACCATGAAGAATTTGATAATGATCAGCTAAAAGTAGCACTAAAATGCATATACATAAAAAATAAAAGTGATGAGGATAAATTTAATAAAGCATATGATAAAATATTCAACACACAAAAACCACAAAAATCAAGAAAAAAACCTGAAAAACAAGATAAAAAACCTAGAAACATACCAGAAACACAAGAAGAAGTAATTGAAACTGAAGTAATAGAAGAAAATTCAAGTTATAATGAAAACATACAACTAATAGAACAAAGACGACAACAAAAGATAGTAAATGATAATATAACACGCGATAGTCTTATAATGCTTGATAATTATGATAATCGTATCTTTGATATTTGTCAACGATTAAGTAAAAAAATTGCAAATCAAAGAAATAAAAGACGAAAACTTGCAAAATCACATACTGTAAATATGCCAAAAACAATCAGACACAACCTTAAAAATGGTGGTCATTTAATAAATCTCCTAAAACAGAAACCTCCAGTTAAAAAGACAAAACAAGTATTTCTATGTGATGTAAGTGGGTCATGTCAATGGGTAAGTACATGGTTTTTTGCAATACTATATGGATGTTATAAAACATTTGATAAAATGCAAGTATTTGACTTTGATAATAAAGCAGTAGATGTGACAAATACTCTTAAGATGGATTTTAAAAATACATATGAAATAAATTCAGTACACCAGTCATTTGGTGTTAAATCATTTGGACAATCAGATATGAGTAAGGCATTTCGCGAATTTCTAAAAGATGCTAATTTAAATCGTAATACAGATATTATAATACTATCAGATTGTCGTGATTGGAAGGGAAAACGTGTTGATGGAGTACTTGAATCAGCACATCTAATACATGAGATGACAAAACGTTCACGTAAAGTAATAATACTTAATCCTGAGAAGAAGATTCGTTGGAATACTCCTACAAGTTGTGTTAAAGATTATCAGAAAGCTGGTGCTGAGGTTTATCAGACTAATACTCTTGATGAATTTGCAGATGTTGTATCTAAATTATAAAAGAAGTTATTATCTTTGTATAAAGATGAAATTAGTAAAGGTTTAAAAAAAAAGGGATTAGTATAAAATTTATACATTTCTTTTATACAACTATTTTTTTTTCATATCTTAAAGTTAACAAAAAAAAATCTATTTTTTTAAAAAATTAATAAATTAAATAAAAGTAATTCAAAAAAAAGTAAAATACGTTTTTTTATAATATATTCATAAAAAAAATAGTATCTATTATTATAAGTAAAAATTAGTTTTCTTTAAAATTAAATAGTTAGTGCGGCTGCCGGGATTTGAACCCGGGTCGTAGGCTTGGAAGGCCCAAGTCCTAGCCAGACTAGACTACAACCGCATATGCAAATAAGTTTTTATATATATTTTAAAATTAGTTTTTTTTTTAAATTAAATAGTTAGTGCGGCTGCCGGGATTTGAACCCGGGTCGTAGGCTTGGAAGGCCCAAGTCCTAGCCAGACTAGACTACAACCGCATATGTAAATAAGTAAATGCAACGACCGGGATTTGAACCCGGGTCACTACCGTGGCAGGGTAGAGTCTTAGCCAGCCTGGACTATCGCTGCATTGAATATATATAATAGTTGTTAGGATTGTACTAGCAACTATTATAAAGTTTATGTTATTTAGTATATAAACTTTTTGGTTTAGTTTGTTTTATAACAAAATTACTTTCTTAAAAGAACATCAGACATTGAAACTATACGACAAAGATCAGTTTTTGTTACAACTCCAACA
The Methanosphaera cuniculi DNA segment above includes these coding regions:
- the cobQ gene encoding cobyric acid synthase CobQ — translated: MKYIMFQGTSSNAGKTLTVAALCNILARAGYRVAPFKSQNMSLNSYTTIDNEEMSIAQVMQAEAADIEPNSNMNPILLKPKGEFTSQVIVQGKPAGDMRFDDYQDNFREQAIEAIEDSLEKLDEDYDITVIEGAGSPAEINMYDKDLANMLIARMTDADVILVADIDQGGVFASIVGTYYLLPEEDRNRIKAIIINKFRGNADVLKSGIEKVEQLTGIPIIGIMPFDETLNLPEEDSASLSTHHFSENEKITIGTLRLPKISNFTDIDPLDYEPDVGIKLVSIYENLDDIDALIIPGTRNTVHDIEELKKTGMYDRIIQKAGEIPIIGICGGYQMLSKQILDPEYHESDIGSVEGLGLLDMITEFGKIDEKVVQQSSGTIINDSELGFKAETPVTGYELHEAITTLGDVEPLIKLDKGFGNNPDSNCDGAIKGNICGTYLHGIFHNFEFRRSFTDMLRINKGLEPLGMTKDDFSEAKRVNYNQLGDLFMDNVDVDYIYELLEKQED
- a CDS encoding potassium channel family protein encodes the protein MNGIIVGAGRIGYNLATKLQTDHDITIIDKDIDAYDRASEQLNCYVIHGNGTNTSILEKEDIDKIDFFVAATGNDEVNLLCSVFAKEHEVTTIVSKLNNPDHASIFKKLGISVINPERSIVRYIARMIVRPTAQSLVTIGKGDGEILEVKVKNRSIAGKTVKQIENNTDKFIIISKYIGDDIIIPNNGTILNYDDSVAVLIKRGHLLEIRDYFTEDGFEL
- a CDS encoding VWA domain-containing protein; amino-acid sequence: MIKMRAEKIITLSNFLRNDGMNVSIRSTITASGFYEQYHEEFDNDQLKVALKCIYIKNKSDEDKFNKAYDKIFNTQKPQKSRKKPEKQDKKPRNIPETQEEVIETEVIEENSSYNENIQLIEQRRQQKIVNDNITRDSLIMLDNYDNRIFDICQRLSKKIANQRNKRRKLAKSHTVNMPKTIRHNLKNGGHLINLLKQKPPVKKTKQVFLCDVSGSCQWVSTWFFAILYGCYKTFDKMQVFDFDNKAVDVTNTLKMDFKNTYEINSVHQSFGVKSFGQSDMSKAFREFLKDANLNRNTDIIILSDCRDWKGKRVDGVLESAHLIHEMTKRSRKVIILNPEKKIRWNTPTSCVKDYQKAGAEVYQTNTLDEFADVVSKL